gatgcatttcagcgagtagtatggcggtcctatgatcttcttctatctataaatattatataagttgaagtttaattaggaacacaaaaaaaattaaaaaaactcaatcttctgaaattatgaattgtaaaaataatttttttagaacttacttgcatgcgttcagccgccactcgggaaacctcttccataacttctcgacgactaggtcgccttgattttgagggacgactactttgatcttgggcaattcctttgccccgatcaccacatcccggtccaccacgagaagaagacatagtgcaaaatgaaagtagtatggaatatggagtattgaataaatggtaaattacgaacacaacaacaaatatagtagtaagtagtaactagtaaacaacatgagcaattagagagaatgaagagagaatagagaaattgagattgagagaaggaaatcctcacaagaatggggtgagtaaaaatgatggggaagtagggtatttataggagtaaaattggaagaaaaaaaaatcaaatttcaaattcagccgctttatcacataattaatgaaattaacATGATACAATCATGCatgtagtaataaataaatgagttGTTTTTTTTACGATTTATGATCATCTTGGTTAGTGCAATGCAATGAAattaatatactagtatatgatTAGACATTATTGGACACATAATTTGAAGACATAATCAAAGAGGTGTAATCCGTTGTTAACTTTTTTAAGTTCCTAACTCTGATAACTCAttaacgtagtgtattaaaaatgtcaacatgatcacattaaaatgtcaacataaacttagttgatattttaacgcactgtgttgacatcaatatttaaaatagttatattaaaatgtcaacacaaatttgtgttgacattttaatgtgatcggacatttttaatatactgcgttgatgagttagtaggttatcaatttaagaaaaattagcaTTATAATATACCCCAATAAACAAATtggtagtatattttattttgagaagATTTGATGAAATATGGGTTGGAACAGTAGAAAAAACGTAGTACTATGAATATTATCCATAAAGGTGAGTGATATAGAAATAGAAGAGGGTAGTAGACGTATGTGACCTTGTTTGCATCCAAATGCATAGTATGATGGATAAGTGAGAGGCGAAGTTTGACATCATGTGATATGAATTTTGTAGCATTGCAGTCTCACAAAATCATAGGTGGAAGCCATGCAGCCATGCAATTTGCATGCAAAATGGTGTATAAATAGCAACGCTTCCGCTTCGCCACTTCTCATCATCAGCATACAACACAGCACAGCCATGGCCAAGCTCTCCCTCTCACTTCTAAGCTTTCTTGTGCTTCTAGGGTTTGGTTACGCCTTTAGAGAGCAGCAGCAGGGAGAATGCCAGCTCAGCAACATCGACGCTCGGGAGCCGTCCTACACCGTCAGATCCGAGGGCGGACAGACCGAGTTCTGGGATAACCACAACAACGAGTTCCGATGTGCCGGCGTTTCCATCCGCCGCCACATCATCCAGCAGAGAGGCCTCCTTCTGCCTGTCTACCACAACGCCCCCGTTCTCGTCTACGTCGTCCAAGGTCAGTTAatttatattactccctccatcccatctcatcccataatagatgtcacacttttctttttaatttgtttcataaaagatgtcacatttttctctcacaataatataaatatagtattttctctcttcacttaacacacagaataacatctcctaaaatctcgagTCATTACCAAGCgcgtcatctattatgggacggattgAGTAATAATTTTGGAGTATATTTCTATTCTATGAATTTAATTGTGCAATTATTATGCAGGAAGGGGAACTTATGGAGTTCTGACCTCTGGCTGCGCCGAAACATTCGAATCAGGCCAACAACAACAATTTTCTCAGGAGGAAAGAAGCCAGAGATTCAGAGACGACAAGCATCAGAAGGTTGAGGAATTCCAGAAGGGAGACGTCATCGCCATCAGGGCCGGTGATGCTCACTGGGTTTACAACGACGGCGATCAAGAGCTTGTCGTTGTTGTTTTCCACCACAACTCCAACTACGCCAACCAACTCGACCAAAACCCAAGGGTACGTGGGTAATATATGCTAATATACATACTTATATAAATAAAAGGGTGTATTAGGGTCCTCACAGATATTTGGTGTTAAGCTTCAAACAGATGACAACCGTTGGATCCTtggattggatggttgtgatcaaaatagccgagctacattattTGATGAAAAATCTATATTATTAGTTGGTGTACATTATTAGaatgaaaatctacattattagactataaTGCAACATTATTAGTCAGTGTACTTTATTAGaatgaaaatctacattattaaatgacacgtggcattaaTCTGACCGTTAGATGACAAAATCGGGGGGGGTTGAAATTCAGTTGAATGTTTGGACAATATTTACATGTTGAActtgaatacatccctataaatatatgctTTATTTCAAATTCATCCAACTAATTATTCAAAATTTGTAGTCCTTCTTCCTGGCTGGAAACCCGGGCAACGAGCAAGAGGAGGAGCAATACAGGAGATTGCACGGAAGCAAGCGCGGCCAAGAAGCCCAATCCGAATTAGGCAACGTCTTCAGTGGTTTGGACGACGAGTTGTTGGCAGAGGCATTCAACGTTGAGGTAGAGACCGCGAGAAAGCTGAGGGGCCAAAACGACGAAAGAGGCCACATCATAAGGGCAGAGAAGAGCATCCAATTGATCCAGCCCGACCGCAGCCGCCAAGAACAAGCACGTCAACACAACGGCCTCGAGGAGACCTTCTGCAGCGCCAGAGTCAAGGAGAATCTCGACAGAGCATCACGTGCCGACTTCTACAACCCACGCGCCGGAAGATTCTCCACCCTCAACAGCTTCAACCTTCCCATCCTCAGCTTCCTTCAACTCAGCGCCTCCAGAGGAGTCCTCCACAGGgtaataattaattactactccaatattattattactacttgGTTACTACTAATTCTAATTTACTACTACTAACTAATGGagtattattatcattatacaTAGAATGCCATATTCTCACCACACTGGTACACCAACGCCCACACCCTCATCTACGCCACCCACGGCGCCTCACGGGTCCAGATAGTCAACCACCGCGGCCAGGCAGTGTTCGACGGCCAGGTTAGAGAGGGACAGGTGCTCGTCGTGCCCCAAAACTTCGCAGTCATTAAGCAGGCTTCAGAGCAGGGATTCGAGTGGGTTGCATTCAGCACCAACGAGAATGCGGCCATCAACACCTTGAGCGGCCGCACATCCGCCATCAGGGGATTGCCAGTCGATGTCGTTGCTAACGCATACCAAGTGTCGAGGGAGGAGGCACAGAGGATCAAGTTTTCGCGCCAGGAGACT
This sequence is a window from Salvia splendens isolate huo1 chromosome 14, SspV2, whole genome shotgun sequence. Protein-coding genes within it:
- the LOC121764130 gene encoding 11S globulin seed storage protein Jug r 4-like translates to MAKLSLSLLSFLVLLGFGYAFREQQQGECQLSNIDAREPSYTVRSEGGQTEFWDNHNNEFRCAGVSIRRHIIQQRGLLLPVYHNAPVLVYVVQGRGTYGVLTSGCAETFESGQQQQFSQEERSQRFRDDKHQKVEEFQKGDVIAIRAGDAHWVYNDGDQELVVVVFHHNSNYANQLDQNPRSFFLAGNPGNEQEEEQYRRLHGSKRGQEAQSELGNVFSGLDDELLAEAFNVEVETARKLRGQNDERGHIIRAEKSIQLIQPDRSRQEQARQHNGLEETFCSARVKENLDRASRADFYNPRAGRFSTLNSFNLPILSFLQLSASRGVLHRNAIFSPHWYTNAHTLIYATHGASRVQIVNHRGQAVFDGQVREGQVLVVPQNFAVIKQASEQGFEWVAFSTNENAAINTLSGRTSAIRGLPVDVVANAYQVSREEAQRIKFSRQETLIFNAPLSASA